A part of Acropora palmata chromosome 6, jaAcrPala1.3, whole genome shotgun sequence genomic DNA contains:
- the LOC141884432 gene encoding chymotrypsin-C-like isoform X2 has product MKHSCVDVIVAIRGSASLCLDKEYCSAKADGLYKDPDTCYGFIKCSNGEIQRAQCPKGKIYNDKYKECRRKGKTACDIPGGVREEPCVDKFPCGVKLLSRIVGGKEAIPHSWPWQAELLVKDHKAGPLRFKCGGTLVTPSYVVTAAHCVFMIPFPESYVVRLGVHDRRASKGIQSIGVSEIHIHERAMTNGRGNDIALLKLSRPARLSHTVGLACLPNGNLMDRVTPGTKCFLTGWGSSQFKGEKSQVLKQTEIPVAHFNICAKANKKFGKVEDRLMICAGYGGHSNISGCHGDSGGPLVCQNEETGRWTLRGTVSWGDHYCKGGPTYSVFVRISSYIDWIKCKMTSRPLQPTVECMDTHNYCRRWGSLMCKSKYFAIMLNKFYCKKTCKAC; this is encoded by the exons ATGAAACACTCTTGTGTTGACGTGATCGTCGCAATTAGAG GCTCTGCTAGTTTGTGTTTGGACAAGGAATATTGCAGTGCGAAGGCCGATGGCCTCTATAAAGATCCTGATACTTGTTATGGATTCATCAAATGTAGCAACGGAGAAATTCAAAGAGCACAGTGTCCTAAAGGAAAGATATACAACGACAAATACAAGGAATGCCGtcgcaaaggaaaaacagcgTGTGACATCCCAGGAGGAGTACGAG AGGAACCTTGTGTCGATAAATTTCCTTGCGGTGTGAAGCTCCTGTCAAGAATTGTTGGAGGCAAAGAAGCCATTCCGCATTCCTGGCCCTGGCAAGCGGAACTTCTTGTTAAAGATCATAAGGCTGGACCCTTAAGATTCAAATGTGGTGGAACCCTCGTGACACCTTCCTACGTAGTAACTGCTGCTCATTGTGTTTTCATGATTCCCTTTCCTGAATCGTATGTAGTAAGACTTG GAGTCCATGATCGTAGGGCTTCAAAGGGAATACAAAGCATCGGCGTTTCCGAAATTCATATTCATGAAAGAGCAATGACAAATGGCCGTGGAAATGATATAGCACTGCTCAAGTTGTCTCGTCCTGCGCGTCTAAGTCACACAGTTGGATTGGCTTGTCTGCCAAATGGTAATCTCATGGACAGAGTGACACCTGGAACTAAGTGTTTTCTTACTG gtTGGGGCAGCTCACAATTTAAAGGTGAAAAGTCTCAAGTTCTAAAGCAAACTGAGATTCCCGTAGCACACTTCAACATTTGCGCAAAGGCCAACAAAAAGTTTGGAAAAGTCGAGGACAGGTTGATGATTTGTGCTGGTTACGGAGGACACAGCAATATTTCAGGCTGCCATGGCGACAGTGGAGGTCCTCTAGTTTgtcaaaatgaagaaactgGCCGTTGGACTCTAAGAGGAACAGTTAGCTGGGGTGACCATTACTGCAAGGGAGGGCCAACTTACTCCGTTTTTGTGCGAATAAGTAGTTACATTGACTGGATAAAATGCAAGATGACTTCACGACCGCTTCAACCAA cGGTAGAATGTATGGACACACACAATTACTGTAGAAGATGGGGCAGCCTAATGTGTAAAAGCAAGTACTTTGCAATTATGCTTAACAAGTTTTATTGCAAAAAGACTTGCAAAGCTTGTTAA
- the LOC141884432 gene encoding chymotrypsin-C-like isoform X1, which translates to MQVIINFDALLFKLVVIDLLLLNSFEGSASLCLDKEYCSAKADGLYKDPDTCYGFIKCSNGEIQRAQCPKGKIYNDKYKECRRKGKTACDIPGGVREEPCVDKFPCGVKLLSRIVGGKEAIPHSWPWQAELLVKDHKAGPLRFKCGGTLVTPSYVVTAAHCVFMIPFPESYVVRLGVHDRRASKGIQSIGVSEIHIHERAMTNGRGNDIALLKLSRPARLSHTVGLACLPNGNLMDRVTPGTKCFLTGWGSSQFKGEKSQVLKQTEIPVAHFNICAKANKKFGKVEDRLMICAGYGGHSNISGCHGDSGGPLVCQNEETGRWTLRGTVSWGDHYCKGGPTYSVFVRISSYIDWIKCKMTSRPLQPTVECMDTHNYCRRWGSLMCKSKYFAIMLNKFYCKKTCKAC; encoded by the exons ATGCAAGTCATCATAAATTTTGACGCACTACTTTTCAAGTTAGTTGTCATTGATCTGTTACTTTTGAACAGTTTTGAAG GCTCTGCTAGTTTGTGTTTGGACAAGGAATATTGCAGTGCGAAGGCCGATGGCCTCTATAAAGATCCTGATACTTGTTATGGATTCATCAAATGTAGCAACGGAGAAATTCAAAGAGCACAGTGTCCTAAAGGAAAGATATACAACGACAAATACAAGGAATGCCGtcgcaaaggaaaaacagcgTGTGACATCCCAGGAGGAGTACGAG AGGAACCTTGTGTCGATAAATTTCCTTGCGGTGTGAAGCTCCTGTCAAGAATTGTTGGAGGCAAAGAAGCCATTCCGCATTCCTGGCCCTGGCAAGCGGAACTTCTTGTTAAAGATCATAAGGCTGGACCCTTAAGATTCAAATGTGGTGGAACCCTCGTGACACCTTCCTACGTAGTAACTGCTGCTCATTGTGTTTTCATGATTCCCTTTCCTGAATCGTATGTAGTAAGACTTG GAGTCCATGATCGTAGGGCTTCAAAGGGAATACAAAGCATCGGCGTTTCCGAAATTCATATTCATGAAAGAGCAATGACAAATGGCCGTGGAAATGATATAGCACTGCTCAAGTTGTCTCGTCCTGCGCGTCTAAGTCACACAGTTGGATTGGCTTGTCTGCCAAATGGTAATCTCATGGACAGAGTGACACCTGGAACTAAGTGTTTTCTTACTG gtTGGGGCAGCTCACAATTTAAAGGTGAAAAGTCTCAAGTTCTAAAGCAAACTGAGATTCCCGTAGCACACTTCAACATTTGCGCAAAGGCCAACAAAAAGTTTGGAAAAGTCGAGGACAGGTTGATGATTTGTGCTGGTTACGGAGGACACAGCAATATTTCAGGCTGCCATGGCGACAGTGGAGGTCCTCTAGTTTgtcaaaatgaagaaactgGCCGTTGGACTCTAAGAGGAACAGTTAGCTGGGGTGACCATTACTGCAAGGGAGGGCCAACTTACTCCGTTTTTGTGCGAATAAGTAGTTACATTGACTGGATAAAATGCAAGATGACTTCACGACCGCTTCAACCAA cGGTAGAATGTATGGACACACACAATTACTGTAGAAGATGGGGCAGCCTAATGTGTAAAAGCAAGTACTTTGCAATTATGCTTAACAAGTTTTATTGCAAAAAGACTTGCAAAGCTTGTTAA
- the LOC141884436 gene encoding chymotrypsinogen B-like isoform X3, translating into MVLYFGIAILLVGITNTQGCGRKPFLSRVVNGENASPHAWPWQISLRVNGRHICGGSLIAPNWVVTAAHCVDRNPRPSGYTVVVGAHRRTGSTSVQRTYRLRQLFKHEGFSMRNLRNDIALLQLSESIQSSSKVNTVCLPSKNSRVPAGTQCYITGWGRTVGGGNAADTLQQAMLPVASHRDCSRVNGRLLQVDERSMVCAGGQGKGGCQGDSGGPFVCNEGGRFVLRGAVSWGHSRCRTDHYTVFARVSSFIDWIEARKSGGGGGGGAGGGCTDMDRRCSRWTRYCSYHRYVRRNCKKTCSLC; encoded by the exons ATGGTTCTCTACTTTGGAATAGCCATTTTGCTGGTTGGAATTACAAATACGCAAG GATGTGGAAGAAAACCGTTTTTATCCAGAGTGGTAAACGGCGAAAATGCTTCCCCGCACGCTTGGCCGTGGcaaatttctcttcgagtcAACGGTCGGCACATTTGTGGAGGATCGTTGATTGCACCTAATTGGGTAGTCACAGCAGCTCATTGTGTTGATAGAAATCCGCGGCCTAGTGGTTACACTGTTGTTGTGG GGGCACATCGTCGAACAGGATCTACATCCGTTCAACGTACCTACCGATTGAGACAGCTGTTCAAGCATGAAGGGTTTTCTATGAGAAATCTGCGCAATGACATTGCCCTTTTGCAACTTTCGGAATCTATTCAATCAAGCTCCAAAGTTAACACCGTATGCCTGCCCAGTAAAAACAGCAGGGTCCCAGCAGGAACGCAATGTTATATTACAG GATGGGGACGAACGGTAGGAGGTGGTAACGCTGCTGACACTCTTCAGCAAGCCATGCTGCCCGTTGCCTCTCACAGAGATTGCAGTCGGGTCAATGGGAGACTCTTACAAGTTGATGAAAGATCCATGGTGTGCGCTGGAGGTCAAGGCAAAGGCGGTTGTCAA GGTGATAGTGGTGGCCCATTCGTCTGCAATGAAGGAGGCAGATTTGTGCTACGAGGTGCTGTGAGCTGGGGACATTCGAGGTGTCGCACTGATCATTACACAGTGTTTGCAAGAGTCAGCAGCTTTATCGATTGGATCGAAGCCAGGAAGtcaggaggaggaggaggaggaggagcaggaggtg GTTGCACAGACATGGATCGCCGTTGTTCTAGGTGGACAAGGTATTGCAGCTACCATCGTTATGTCAGGAGAAATTGCAAGAAAACTTGCTCGTTATGCTGA
- the LOC141884432 gene encoding chymotrypsin-C-like isoform X3: MQVIINFDALLFKLVVIDLLLLNSFEGSASLCLDKEYCSAKADGLYKDPDTCYGFIKCSNGEIQRAQCPKGKIYNDKYKECRRKGKTACDIPGGVREEPCVDKFPCGVKLLSRIVGGKEAIPHSWPWQAELLVKDHKAGPLRFKCGGTLVTPSYVVTAAHCVFMIPFPESYVVRLGVHDRRASKGIQSIGVSEIHIHERAMTNGRGNDIALLKLSRPARLSHTVGLACLPNGNLMDRVTPGTKCFLTGWGSSQFKGEKSQVLKQTEIPVAHFNICAKANKKFGKVEDRLMICAGYGGHSNISGCHGDSGGPLVCQNEETGRWTLRGTVSWGDHYCKGGPTYSVFVRISSYIDWIKCKMTSRPLQPSDPLLFQISLT; this comes from the exons ATGCAAGTCATCATAAATTTTGACGCACTACTTTTCAAGTTAGTTGTCATTGATCTGTTACTTTTGAACAGTTTTGAAG GCTCTGCTAGTTTGTGTTTGGACAAGGAATATTGCAGTGCGAAGGCCGATGGCCTCTATAAAGATCCTGATACTTGTTATGGATTCATCAAATGTAGCAACGGAGAAATTCAAAGAGCACAGTGTCCTAAAGGAAAGATATACAACGACAAATACAAGGAATGCCGtcgcaaaggaaaaacagcgTGTGACATCCCAGGAGGAGTACGAG AGGAACCTTGTGTCGATAAATTTCCTTGCGGTGTGAAGCTCCTGTCAAGAATTGTTGGAGGCAAAGAAGCCATTCCGCATTCCTGGCCCTGGCAAGCGGAACTTCTTGTTAAAGATCATAAGGCTGGACCCTTAAGATTCAAATGTGGTGGAACCCTCGTGACACCTTCCTACGTAGTAACTGCTGCTCATTGTGTTTTCATGATTCCCTTTCCTGAATCGTATGTAGTAAGACTTG GAGTCCATGATCGTAGGGCTTCAAAGGGAATACAAAGCATCGGCGTTTCCGAAATTCATATTCATGAAAGAGCAATGACAAATGGCCGTGGAAATGATATAGCACTGCTCAAGTTGTCTCGTCCTGCGCGTCTAAGTCACACAGTTGGATTGGCTTGTCTGCCAAATGGTAATCTCATGGACAGAGTGACACCTGGAACTAAGTGTTTTCTTACTG gtTGGGGCAGCTCACAATTTAAAGGTGAAAAGTCTCAAGTTCTAAAGCAAACTGAGATTCCCGTAGCACACTTCAACATTTGCGCAAAGGCCAACAAAAAGTTTGGAAAAGTCGAGGACAGGTTGATGATTTGTGCTGGTTACGGAGGACACAGCAATATTTCAGGCTGCCATGGCGACAGTGGAGGTCCTCTAGTTTgtcaaaatgaagaaactgGCCGTTGGACTCTAAGAGGAACAGTTAGCTGGGGTGACCATTACTGCAAGGGAGGGCCAACTTACTCCGTTTTTGTGCGAATAAGTAGTTACATTGACTGGATAAAATGCAAGATGACTTCACGACCGCTTCAACCAA GTGACCCACTCTTGTTCCAAATATCATTGACGTAG
- the LOC141884436 gene encoding chymotrypsinogen B-like isoform X2, which yields MVLYFGIAILLVGITNTQGCGRKPFLSRVVNGENASPHAWPWQISLRVNGRHICGGSLIAPNWVVTAAHCVDRNPRPSGYTVVVGAHRRTGSTSVQRTYRLRQLFKHEGFSMRNLRNDIALLQLSESIQSSSKVNTVCLPSKNSRVPAGTQCYITGWGRTVGGGNAADTLQQAMLPVASHRDCSRVNGRLLQVDERSMVCAGGQGKGGCQGDSGGPFVCNEGGRFVLRGAVSWGHSRCRTDHYTVFARVSSFIDWIEARKSGGGGGGGAGGGGGGCTDMDRRCSRWTRYCSYHRYVRRNCKKTCSLC from the exons ATGGTTCTCTACTTTGGAATAGCCATTTTGCTGGTTGGAATTACAAATACGCAAG GATGTGGAAGAAAACCGTTTTTATCCAGAGTGGTAAACGGCGAAAATGCTTCCCCGCACGCTTGGCCGTGGcaaatttctcttcgagtcAACGGTCGGCACATTTGTGGAGGATCGTTGATTGCACCTAATTGGGTAGTCACAGCAGCTCATTGTGTTGATAGAAATCCGCGGCCTAGTGGTTACACTGTTGTTGTGG GGGCACATCGTCGAACAGGATCTACATCCGTTCAACGTACCTACCGATTGAGACAGCTGTTCAAGCATGAAGGGTTTTCTATGAGAAATCTGCGCAATGACATTGCCCTTTTGCAACTTTCGGAATCTATTCAATCAAGCTCCAAAGTTAACACCGTATGCCTGCCCAGTAAAAACAGCAGGGTCCCAGCAGGAACGCAATGTTATATTACAG GATGGGGACGAACGGTAGGAGGTGGTAACGCTGCTGACACTCTTCAGCAAGCCATGCTGCCCGTTGCCTCTCACAGAGATTGCAGTCGGGTCAATGGGAGACTCTTACAAGTTGATGAAAGATCCATGGTGTGCGCTGGAGGTCAAGGCAAAGGCGGTTGTCAA GGTGATAGTGGTGGCCCATTCGTCTGCAATGAAGGAGGCAGATTTGTGCTACGAGGTGCTGTGAGCTGGGGACATTCGAGGTGTCGCACTGATCATTACACAGTGTTTGCAAGAGTCAGCAGCTTTATCGATTGGATCGAAGCCAGGAAGtcaggaggaggaggaggaggaggagcaggaggtggtggtggtg GTTGCACAGACATGGATCGCCGTTGTTCTAGGTGGACAAGGTATTGCAGCTACCATCGTTATGTCAGGAGAAATTGCAAGAAAACTTGCTCGTTATGCTGA
- the LOC141884436 gene encoding chymotrypsinogen B-like isoform X1, translating to MVLYFGIAILLVGITNTQGCGRKPFLSRVVNGENASPHAWPWQISLRVNGRHICGGSLIAPNWVVTAAHCVDRNPRPSGYTVVVGAHRRTGSTSVQRTYRLRQLFKHEGFSMRNLRNDIALLQLSESIQSSSKVNTVCLPSKNSRVPAGTQCYITGWGRTVGGGNAADTLQQAMLPVASHRDCSRVNGRLLQVDERSMVCAGGQGKGGCQGDSGGPFVCNEGGRFVLRGAVSWGHSRCRTDHYTVFARVSSFIDWIEARKSGGGGGGGAGGGGGGGCTDMDRRCSRWTRYCSYHRYVRRNCKKTCSLC from the exons ATGGTTCTCTACTTTGGAATAGCCATTTTGCTGGTTGGAATTACAAATACGCAAG GATGTGGAAGAAAACCGTTTTTATCCAGAGTGGTAAACGGCGAAAATGCTTCCCCGCACGCTTGGCCGTGGcaaatttctcttcgagtcAACGGTCGGCACATTTGTGGAGGATCGTTGATTGCACCTAATTGGGTAGTCACAGCAGCTCATTGTGTTGATAGAAATCCGCGGCCTAGTGGTTACACTGTTGTTGTGG GGGCACATCGTCGAACAGGATCTACATCCGTTCAACGTACCTACCGATTGAGACAGCTGTTCAAGCATGAAGGGTTTTCTATGAGAAATCTGCGCAATGACATTGCCCTTTTGCAACTTTCGGAATCTATTCAATCAAGCTCCAAAGTTAACACCGTATGCCTGCCCAGTAAAAACAGCAGGGTCCCAGCAGGAACGCAATGTTATATTACAG GATGGGGACGAACGGTAGGAGGTGGTAACGCTGCTGACACTCTTCAGCAAGCCATGCTGCCCGTTGCCTCTCACAGAGATTGCAGTCGGGTCAATGGGAGACTCTTACAAGTTGATGAAAGATCCATGGTGTGCGCTGGAGGTCAAGGCAAAGGCGGTTGTCAA GGTGATAGTGGTGGCCCATTCGTCTGCAATGAAGGAGGCAGATTTGTGCTACGAGGTGCTGTGAGCTGGGGACATTCGAGGTGTCGCACTGATCATTACACAGTGTTTGCAAGAGTCAGCAGCTTTATCGATTGGATCGAAGCCAGGAAGtcaggaggaggaggaggaggaggagcaggaggtggtggtggtggtg GTTGCACAGACATGGATCGCCGTTGTTCTAGGTGGACAAGGTATTGCAGCTACCATCGTTATGTCAGGAGAAATTGCAAGAAAACTTGCTCGTTATGCTGA